The following proteins are encoded in a genomic region of Microtus ochrogaster isolate Prairie Vole_2 chromosome 5, MicOch1.0, whole genome shotgun sequence:
- the LOC101980770 gene encoding protein NPAT isoform X2 — protein sequence MLLPSDVARLVLGYLQQENLTSTCQTFILESSNLKEYAEHCTDEGFIPACLLSLFGKNLTTILNEYVAMKAKETSNEVPTIMSSLWKKLDHTLSQIRNMQSSPGFAAHQRARTRNGIAEIKRQRWLASQAAPVNSELLVLPYGSGQFTTSSLVATQAVKPTGQISTPMRSNIVVVNQSQSQNTVTTAESLNIIPGPQERKTNTSLMSPGRRKSESQRKSFTSSGPHSSIRNLQDPNAFAVEKQMVIENAREKILSNKSLQEKLAENINKFLTSDNSIAQVPKQTDNNPTEPEASIDELLVLPSEIHMSEEAIQDILEQTESDPAFQALFDLFDYGKTKNNKNISQSVCSQHMETNPNIVLTEETNLTIKSSFETEESDGQSGQPPFCTSFQNEDVLLSDLKNGNSHDVLQQESQENFSQINTNIQKKVFKTAVPAEQKCALDITFESVSNLSDFNQRGGSTECNDHCSELYTSQMPTDTERAVEVEKDSLSTSMLNEPQIQPDQPDIPVTSFVSLGSEANDENLILSGKNTQLLSQDTPLTGKPSKSQFCENSNNIIEVKTNSHGSESLDSCQTQSSKIETNSVSSVAAQPLPDCQGNSPLQSKASPGTVESSALNVSEQIEIHLEESVPSDKQLSNGSASVDLNHMENKPETLKSKNSQELSSSVKDGDTIFLSLGEHNSCEEVALVPREDNPVKNNHSLPSESGGSVGGSPETQSTDGKPSKDSVEVDASSIVSLKIIISDDPFVSSDAELNSAVSSISGENLPTIILSSKSPAKNAEFVTCLSSEETTSAVVSVEVGDTGSMEQNLVVLKPEEPVVSNPQSEDGITFSTSVAPCIPKDGGYIQLMPATSTAFGNSSNILIATCMTDPTALGPTVSQSNVVVLPGNSAPMTAQPPPQQLQTPPKSNSVFAVNQAVSPNFSQGSAIIIASPVQPVLQGMVGMIPVSVVGQNGNTFSTPPQQVLHMPLAAPVCNRSITQFPIPQKSQKAQGLRNKPIIGKQVNNLTDLSSLSGACHMQRTEASDKNIAPELGKKLEEVTIPLSAERIAPASKPFESHRRVLCFDSTVSSVTNTQRPQNKMTSQNKEKKDTSFPPTDSAIVPSTLKPPSNSAVKRERERTVPKVLSKSEAAFSRHTTVKEIQSEKKVFPTEVALESFHKATANKENELCSDGERQKSPDSSKLPVGQQNGSLRNEKAIASLQELTKKQATSSNNKNATSIGGTVKDLKQEQSKSTNSLVGAEILQDVPLHSPANRIADTDLPVPRTPGSGAGEKHKEEPADSMKAPSSRRFGEDGSMPRIMVPPVTADLPACSPASETGSENSVSMAAHTLMILSRAAIARTTATPLKDNTQQFRTSSRSTTKKRKIEELDERERNSRTSTKNLANSSVPMKKKKIKKKKLPSSFPAGMDVDKFLLSLHYDE from the exons ATGCTGTTACCCTCGGATGTAGCCAGGCTGGTGTTGG GTTACTTACAACAAGAAAACCTCACATCTACGTGCCAGACGTTTATTTTGGAAAGctcaaatttaaaagaatatgcAGAACACTGTACTGATGAAGGTTTTATTCCAGCCTGCTTACTG tcctTATTTGGAAAAAACTTGACAACAATTTTGAACGAATATGTAGCCATGAAGGCAAAAG AAACATCAAATGAGGTCCCAACAATAATGTCATCTCTGTGGAAGAAGCTAGACCACACCCTTTCTCAGATCAG gAACATGCAAAGTTCTCCAGGGTTTGCCGCTCATCAGAGAG CCCGAACAAGAAACGGAATTGCAGAAATCAAGCGACAGAGGTGGCTTGCATCTCAGGCAGCTCCCGTCAATTCAGAGTTACTCGTTTTACCTTATGGTTCAGGACAATTTACCACTTCTTCTTTGGTAGCCACACAAGCTGTTAAACCAACTGGTCAAATTTCAACTCCAATGAGATCAAATATTGTAGTAGTCAACCAGTCACAGTCACAAAATACTGTAACTA CTGCAGAGTCTTTAAATATCATACCTGGTCCTCAGGAAAGGAAAACTAATACCAGTTTAATGTCTCCTGGTAGGCGTAAAAG tGAATCACAAAGGAAGAGTTTCACATCGTCTGGACCTCATTCTTCAATAAGGAATTTACAAGATCCAAATGCATTTGCAGTGGAAAAA caaATGGTTATTGAAAATGCAAGAGAGAAGATATTAAGCAACAAATCTCTTCAAGAAAAGCTAgcagaaaacataaataagttTTTAACTAG TGATAATAGTATTGCTCAAGTACCTAAGCAAACGGACAACAACCCTACTGAGCCAGAAGCTTCAATTGATGAACTCTTAGTGCTTCcg AGTGAAATCCACATGTCTGAAGAAGCAATACAAGATATATTGGAACAAACAGAATCAGACCCAGCATTTCAGGCTCTCTTTGATCTCTTTGACTATG gtaaaacaaagaataataaaaatatatcacaaaGTGTTTGTAGTCAACATATGGAAACTAATCCTAATATAGTCTTAACTGAAGAAACTAATCTAACAATTAAAAGTTCTTTTGAAACAGAAGAATCtg ATGGGCAGTCTGGTCAGCCTCCCTTTTGTACATCCTTTCAAAATGAAGATGTATTATTAAGTGATTTGAAGAATGGCAATAGCCACGATGTTCTTCAACAAGAATCCCAGGAAAATTTCTCCCAAATAAACACTAACATTCAAAAAAAGGTCTTTAAAACAGCTGTACCTGCTGAACAGAAGTGTGCCCTTGATATTACCTTTGAGTCTGTGTCTAATTTGAGTGACTTTAACCAAAGAGGAGGCTCTACTGAATGTAATGACCATTGTTCTGAGTTATACACCAGTCAGATGCCCACTGACACTGAAAGGGCTGTGGAGGTTGAAAAGGATTCTTTGTCTACAAGTATGCTGAATGAACCTCAGATACAGCCTGATCAGCCTGATATACCAGTGACTTCATTTGTGTCCCTTGGTAGTGAAGCCAATGATGAAAACTTAATTCTCTCTGGGAAAAATACCCAGCTTTTGTCCCAGGATACTCCATTAACTGGAAAGCCATCTAAAAGTCAATTTTGTGAAAATTCTAACAATATAATAGAAGTTAAAACTAATTCCCATGGTTCCGAGTCACTAGATTCTTGTCAAACTCAAAGCAGTAAAATTGAAACTAATAGTGTGTCATCAGTTGCAGCACAGCCACTACCGGATTGCCAGGGTAATTCTCCACTGCAGAGTAAAGCATCACCTGGGACTGTTGAAAGTTCAGCTTTAAATGTATCTGAACAAATAGAAATTCATCTTGAAGAATCAGTCCCTTCAGATAAACAGCTATCTAATGGTTCAGCATCTGTTGACTTGAATCATATGGAAAACAAGCCTGAGACACTTAAGTCTAAGAACTCCCAAGagctttcctcttctgtgaaagaTGGAGATacaatttttctctctttgggtGAACACAACAGCTGTGAAGAAGTTGCACTGGTTCCCCGAGAGGATAATCCTGTGAAAAATAATCATTCGCTTCCTTCAGAATCTGGTGGTTCAGTGGGAGGGTCTCCTGAGACCCAAAGTACTGATGGTAAGCCTAGCAAAGACTCAGTGGAGGTGGATGCGTCAAGTATTGTGTCTCTCAAAATTATCATTAGTGATGATCCATTTGTTTCCTCAGATGCAGAGCTTAACAGCGCTGTATCTAGTATCAGTGGAGAAAACTTGCCAACGATAATTCTGTCTTCTAAATCTCCTGCCAAAAATGCAGAATTTGTTACATGCCTGTCTTCAGAAGAAACTACAAGTGCTGTTGTATCTGTGGAAGTAGGGGATACTGGCTCGATGGAGCAGAACCTTGTAGTGCTGAAACCTGAGGAACCTGTGGTAAGCAATCCTCAGAGTGAAGATGGCATTACTTTTTCAACCAGTGTTGCACCGTGTATTCCTAAGGACGGAGGATACATACAGTTGATGCCTGCCACAAGCACAGCCTTTGGCAATTCAAGTAACATTTTGATAGCTACCTGTATGACTGATCCAACAGCCTTGGGACCAACTGTCAGTCAATCTAATGTAGTGGTATTGCCTGGGAATTCTGCACCTATGACTGCACAGCCTCCTCCACAGCAGTTACAGACACCACCAAAGTCTAACAGTGTATTTGCTGTCAACCAAGCTGTGTCACCAAACTTTTCACAAG GCTCTGCTATCATAATTGCTTCTCCAGTACAGCCTGTGCTTCAAGGAATGGTGGGAATGATACCTGTGTCTGTAGTTGGACAGAATGGAAATACATTCTCTACTCCTCCTCAGCAG GTCCTTCATATGCCTTTAGCAGCACCTGTTTGTAACAGAAGTATTACTCAGTTCCCCATTCCTCAAAAATCTCAGAAGGCTCAGGGACTCAGAAACAAGCCTATTATAG gaaaacaagtaaataatttgACAGATTTGTCCAGTCTTTCAGGAGCATGTCATATGCAAAG AACTGAAGCTTCTGATAAGAATATAGCCCCTGAACTTGGGAAAAAATTAGAAGAGGTCACAATTCCTCTCTCAGCAGAGAGGATAGCTCCTGCCAGCAAGCCATTTGAAAGTCATAGGCGTGTGCTCTGTTTCGATAGCACTGTTTCTTCTGTGACAAATACGCAGAGGCCACAGAATAAGATGACctcccaaaacaaagaaaagaaggacacGTCCTTTCCTCCTACTGACTCAGCCATCGTCCCCTCCACCTTAAAACCACCCTCTAACAGTGCCgttaaaagagagagggagagaactgtGCCCAAGGTTTTGTCTAAATCAGAAGCTGCCTTTAGCCGACACACCACTGTGAAAGAAATTCAATCTGAAAAGAAAGTTTTCCCCACAGAAGTAGCCCTTGAGTCTTTCCATAAAGCAACAGCTAACAAGGAAAACGAGTTGTGCAGTGATGGGGAAAGACAAAAGAGTCCAGACTCTTCAAAACTGCCTGTTGGGCAACAGAATGGGAGCTTGCGGAATGAAAAAGCTATAGCTTCCCTGCAGGAGTTGACCAAAAAACAAGCCACatcctcaaacaataaaaatgctaCTTCTATAGGTGGAACTGTGAAAGACCTAAAACAAGAGCAAAGTAAATCTACCAATTCTTTAGTTGGTGCAGAAATATTGCAGGATGTTCCACTGCACAGCCCAGCAAATAGGATTGCTGATACTGATTTGCCAGTACCCCGGACACCTGGCTCAGGAGCAGGGGAAAAGCATAAAGAAGAACCTGCCGACAGTATGAAGGCACCCTCTAGTAGGCGCTTTGGTGAAGATGGCAGCATGCCCAGAATAATGGTCCCTCCTGTTACTGCAGACTTGCCTGCCTGCAGCCCAGCCAGTGAAACAGGCAGTGAAAATAGTGTGAGCATGGCTGCTCATACGCTTATGATTCTCTCTAGAGCAGCAATCGCTAGGACGACAGCAACTCCTCTGAAAGATAACACACAGCAATTTAGAACATCTTCAAGGAGCACTACAAAAAAGCGGAAAATTGAAGAATTAGATGAGCGGGAGCGAAACTCCCGTACTTCTACTAAAAATCTTGCAAATTCATCAGTaccaatgaaaaagaagaaaatcaag AAAAAGAAGCTACCTAGTTCATTTCCAGCAGGAATGGATGTGGACAAATTCTTGCTGTCGTTGCATTATGATGAGTGA
- the LOC101980770 gene encoding protein NPAT isoform X1: MLLPSDVARLVLGYLQQENLTSTCQTFILESSNLKEYAEHCTDEGFIPACLLSLFGKNLTTILNEYVAMKAKETSNEVPTIMSSLWKKLDHTLSQIRNMQSSPGFAAHQRARTRNGIAEIKRQRWLASQAAPVNSELLVLPYGSGQFTTSSLVATQAVKPTGQISTPMRSNIVVVNQSQSQNTVTTAESLNIIPGPQERKTNTSLMSPGRRKSESQRKSFTSSGPHSSIRNLQDPNAFAVEKQMVIENAREKILSNKSLQEKLAENINKFLTSDNSIAQVPKQTDNNPTEPEASIDELLVLPSEIHMSEEAIQDILEQTESDPAFQALFDLFDYGKTKNNKNISQSVCSQHMETNPNIVLTEETNLTIKSSFETEESDGQSGQPPFCTSFQNEDVLLSDLKNGNSHDVLQQESQENFSQINTNIQKKVFKTAVPAEQKCALDITFESVSNLSDFNQRGGSTECNDHCSELYTSQMPTDTERAVEVEKDSLSTSMLNEPQIQPDQPDIPVTSFVSLGSEANDENLILSGKNTQLLSQDTPLTGKPSKSQFCENSNNIIEVKTNSHGSESLDSCQTQSSKIETNSVSSVAAQPLPDCQGNSPLQSKASPGTVESSALNVSEQIEIHLEESVPSDKQLSNGSASVDLNHMENKPETLKSKNSQELSSSVKDGDTIFLSLGEHNSCEEVALVPREDNPVKNNHSLPSESGGSVGGSPETQSTDGKPSKDSVEVDASSIVSLKIIISDDPFVSSDAELNSAVSSISGENLPTIILSSKSPAKNAEFVTCLSSEETTSAVVSVEVGDTGSMEQNLVVLKPEEPVVSNPQSEDGITFSTSVAPCIPKDGGYIQLMPATSTAFGNSSNILIATCMTDPTALGPTVSQSNVVVLPGNSAPMTAQPPPQQLQTPPKSNSVFAVNQAVSPNFSQGSAIIIASPVQPVLQGMVGMIPVSVVGQNGNTFSTPPQQVLHMPLAAPVCNRSITQFPIPQKSQKAQGLRNKPIIGKQVNNLTDLSSLSGACHMQSRTEASDKNIAPELGKKLEEVTIPLSAERIAPASKPFESHRRVLCFDSTVSSVTNTQRPQNKMTSQNKEKKDTSFPPTDSAIVPSTLKPPSNSAVKRERERTVPKVLSKSEAAFSRHTTVKEIQSEKKVFPTEVALESFHKATANKENELCSDGERQKSPDSSKLPVGQQNGSLRNEKAIASLQELTKKQATSSNNKNATSIGGTVKDLKQEQSKSTNSLVGAEILQDVPLHSPANRIADTDLPVPRTPGSGAGEKHKEEPADSMKAPSSRRFGEDGSMPRIMVPPVTADLPACSPASETGSENSVSMAAHTLMILSRAAIARTTATPLKDNTQQFRTSSRSTTKKRKIEELDERERNSRTSTKNLANSSVPMKKKKIKKKKLPSSFPAGMDVDKFLLSLHYDE, translated from the exons ATGCTGTTACCCTCGGATGTAGCCAGGCTGGTGTTGG GTTACTTACAACAAGAAAACCTCACATCTACGTGCCAGACGTTTATTTTGGAAAGctcaaatttaaaagaatatgcAGAACACTGTACTGATGAAGGTTTTATTCCAGCCTGCTTACTG tcctTATTTGGAAAAAACTTGACAACAATTTTGAACGAATATGTAGCCATGAAGGCAAAAG AAACATCAAATGAGGTCCCAACAATAATGTCATCTCTGTGGAAGAAGCTAGACCACACCCTTTCTCAGATCAG gAACATGCAAAGTTCTCCAGGGTTTGCCGCTCATCAGAGAG CCCGAACAAGAAACGGAATTGCAGAAATCAAGCGACAGAGGTGGCTTGCATCTCAGGCAGCTCCCGTCAATTCAGAGTTACTCGTTTTACCTTATGGTTCAGGACAATTTACCACTTCTTCTTTGGTAGCCACACAAGCTGTTAAACCAACTGGTCAAATTTCAACTCCAATGAGATCAAATATTGTAGTAGTCAACCAGTCACAGTCACAAAATACTGTAACTA CTGCAGAGTCTTTAAATATCATACCTGGTCCTCAGGAAAGGAAAACTAATACCAGTTTAATGTCTCCTGGTAGGCGTAAAAG tGAATCACAAAGGAAGAGTTTCACATCGTCTGGACCTCATTCTTCAATAAGGAATTTACAAGATCCAAATGCATTTGCAGTGGAAAAA caaATGGTTATTGAAAATGCAAGAGAGAAGATATTAAGCAACAAATCTCTTCAAGAAAAGCTAgcagaaaacataaataagttTTTAACTAG TGATAATAGTATTGCTCAAGTACCTAAGCAAACGGACAACAACCCTACTGAGCCAGAAGCTTCAATTGATGAACTCTTAGTGCTTCcg AGTGAAATCCACATGTCTGAAGAAGCAATACAAGATATATTGGAACAAACAGAATCAGACCCAGCATTTCAGGCTCTCTTTGATCTCTTTGACTATG gtaaaacaaagaataataaaaatatatcacaaaGTGTTTGTAGTCAACATATGGAAACTAATCCTAATATAGTCTTAACTGAAGAAACTAATCTAACAATTAAAAGTTCTTTTGAAACAGAAGAATCtg ATGGGCAGTCTGGTCAGCCTCCCTTTTGTACATCCTTTCAAAATGAAGATGTATTATTAAGTGATTTGAAGAATGGCAATAGCCACGATGTTCTTCAACAAGAATCCCAGGAAAATTTCTCCCAAATAAACACTAACATTCAAAAAAAGGTCTTTAAAACAGCTGTACCTGCTGAACAGAAGTGTGCCCTTGATATTACCTTTGAGTCTGTGTCTAATTTGAGTGACTTTAACCAAAGAGGAGGCTCTACTGAATGTAATGACCATTGTTCTGAGTTATACACCAGTCAGATGCCCACTGACACTGAAAGGGCTGTGGAGGTTGAAAAGGATTCTTTGTCTACAAGTATGCTGAATGAACCTCAGATACAGCCTGATCAGCCTGATATACCAGTGACTTCATTTGTGTCCCTTGGTAGTGAAGCCAATGATGAAAACTTAATTCTCTCTGGGAAAAATACCCAGCTTTTGTCCCAGGATACTCCATTAACTGGAAAGCCATCTAAAAGTCAATTTTGTGAAAATTCTAACAATATAATAGAAGTTAAAACTAATTCCCATGGTTCCGAGTCACTAGATTCTTGTCAAACTCAAAGCAGTAAAATTGAAACTAATAGTGTGTCATCAGTTGCAGCACAGCCACTACCGGATTGCCAGGGTAATTCTCCACTGCAGAGTAAAGCATCACCTGGGACTGTTGAAAGTTCAGCTTTAAATGTATCTGAACAAATAGAAATTCATCTTGAAGAATCAGTCCCTTCAGATAAACAGCTATCTAATGGTTCAGCATCTGTTGACTTGAATCATATGGAAAACAAGCCTGAGACACTTAAGTCTAAGAACTCCCAAGagctttcctcttctgtgaaagaTGGAGATacaatttttctctctttgggtGAACACAACAGCTGTGAAGAAGTTGCACTGGTTCCCCGAGAGGATAATCCTGTGAAAAATAATCATTCGCTTCCTTCAGAATCTGGTGGTTCAGTGGGAGGGTCTCCTGAGACCCAAAGTACTGATGGTAAGCCTAGCAAAGACTCAGTGGAGGTGGATGCGTCAAGTATTGTGTCTCTCAAAATTATCATTAGTGATGATCCATTTGTTTCCTCAGATGCAGAGCTTAACAGCGCTGTATCTAGTATCAGTGGAGAAAACTTGCCAACGATAATTCTGTCTTCTAAATCTCCTGCCAAAAATGCAGAATTTGTTACATGCCTGTCTTCAGAAGAAACTACAAGTGCTGTTGTATCTGTGGAAGTAGGGGATACTGGCTCGATGGAGCAGAACCTTGTAGTGCTGAAACCTGAGGAACCTGTGGTAAGCAATCCTCAGAGTGAAGATGGCATTACTTTTTCAACCAGTGTTGCACCGTGTATTCCTAAGGACGGAGGATACATACAGTTGATGCCTGCCACAAGCACAGCCTTTGGCAATTCAAGTAACATTTTGATAGCTACCTGTATGACTGATCCAACAGCCTTGGGACCAACTGTCAGTCAATCTAATGTAGTGGTATTGCCTGGGAATTCTGCACCTATGACTGCACAGCCTCCTCCACAGCAGTTACAGACACCACCAAAGTCTAACAGTGTATTTGCTGTCAACCAAGCTGTGTCACCAAACTTTTCACAAG GCTCTGCTATCATAATTGCTTCTCCAGTACAGCCTGTGCTTCAAGGAATGGTGGGAATGATACCTGTGTCTGTAGTTGGACAGAATGGAAATACATTCTCTACTCCTCCTCAGCAG GTCCTTCATATGCCTTTAGCAGCACCTGTTTGTAACAGAAGTATTACTCAGTTCCCCATTCCTCAAAAATCTCAGAAGGCTCAGGGACTCAGAAACAAGCCTATTATAG gaaaacaagtaaataatttgACAGATTTGTCCAGTCTTTCAGGAGCATGTCATATGCAAAG TAGAACTGAAGCTTCTGATAAGAATATAGCCCCTGAACTTGGGAAAAAATTAGAAGAGGTCACAATTCCTCTCTCAGCAGAGAGGATAGCTCCTGCCAGCAAGCCATTTGAAAGTCATAGGCGTGTGCTCTGTTTCGATAGCACTGTTTCTTCTGTGACAAATACGCAGAGGCCACAGAATAAGATGACctcccaaaacaaagaaaagaaggacacGTCCTTTCCTCCTACTGACTCAGCCATCGTCCCCTCCACCTTAAAACCACCCTCTAACAGTGCCgttaaaagagagagggagagaactgtGCCCAAGGTTTTGTCTAAATCAGAAGCTGCCTTTAGCCGACACACCACTGTGAAAGAAATTCAATCTGAAAAGAAAGTTTTCCCCACAGAAGTAGCCCTTGAGTCTTTCCATAAAGCAACAGCTAACAAGGAAAACGAGTTGTGCAGTGATGGGGAAAGACAAAAGAGTCCAGACTCTTCAAAACTGCCTGTTGGGCAACAGAATGGGAGCTTGCGGAATGAAAAAGCTATAGCTTCCCTGCAGGAGTTGACCAAAAAACAAGCCACatcctcaaacaataaaaatgctaCTTCTATAGGTGGAACTGTGAAAGACCTAAAACAAGAGCAAAGTAAATCTACCAATTCTTTAGTTGGTGCAGAAATATTGCAGGATGTTCCACTGCACAGCCCAGCAAATAGGATTGCTGATACTGATTTGCCAGTACCCCGGACACCTGGCTCAGGAGCAGGGGAAAAGCATAAAGAAGAACCTGCCGACAGTATGAAGGCACCCTCTAGTAGGCGCTTTGGTGAAGATGGCAGCATGCCCAGAATAATGGTCCCTCCTGTTACTGCAGACTTGCCTGCCTGCAGCCCAGCCAGTGAAACAGGCAGTGAAAATAGTGTGAGCATGGCTGCTCATACGCTTATGATTCTCTCTAGAGCAGCAATCGCTAGGACGACAGCAACTCCTCTGAAAGATAACACACAGCAATTTAGAACATCTTCAAGGAGCACTACAAAAAAGCGGAAAATTGAAGAATTAGATGAGCGGGAGCGAAACTCCCGTACTTCTACTAAAAATCTTGCAAATTCATCAGTaccaatgaaaaagaagaaaatcaag AAAAAGAAGCTACCTAGTTCATTTCCAGCAGGAATGGATGTGGACAAATTCTTGCTGTCGTTGCATTATGATGAGTGA